A DNA window from Gammaproteobacteria bacterium contains the following coding sequences:
- a CDS encoding ATP-binding cassette domain-containing protein, translating to MPLITLRDVSLSFGGPLLLNQINLSIDKGERLCLLGRNGEGKSTVLKLLTGALKPEDGVIEKQQSIKISYLDQEVPAETKGSIYDVVSSGLDQQGKFLQQYHHLIHEIDQGNHDLLDQLAEVQHQLEANNGWHVSQLVDATLSRLELPADIEFSSLSGGLKRRVLLARALVQEPDLLLLDEPTNHLDIDAILWLEEFLLSYRGALMFITHDRSLMQKISTRIIELDRGNMTSWPGDYQQYLRHKEEALHSERKEHALFDKKLAQEEVWIRQGIKARRTRNEGRVRALKEMRDKRQARRVQSGKVQLQSNRSESSGKRVIETDNISYQYDDTPIVKGLSTTIIRGDKIGIIGPNGAGKTTLLNLLLEKLEPQQGTVSIGTRLDIAYFDQHRNILDENKSIMDNVAGGSDHVTINGQSKHIISYLQDFLFTPERIRTPVKALSGGERNRLLLAKIFTQPSNLLVMDEPTNDLDIETLELLEELLLNYEGTLLLVSHDRTFIDNVVTSVLVFEGDGIINEYVGSYQPPIKENKKNTAKKKGLTKKEKSAVKKNKLNYKDQRELDELPQQIDKLEQQQQQLHDAMAQPEFYQRNGNDIAKDEERLKSIEKKLNSAYTRWDDLENNKKE from the coding sequence ATGCCCTTAATTACTCTACGCGATGTCTCACTCAGCTTTGGTGGACCACTATTACTCAACCAAATTAACCTCAGTATCGACAAGGGTGAACGCCTCTGCCTGCTGGGCAGAAATGGTGAAGGAAAATCCACTGTACTCAAACTACTCACCGGCGCTCTCAAACCAGAAGATGGTGTTATCGAGAAACAACAGAGTATCAAGATCAGTTATCTTGACCAGGAGGTGCCCGCAGAGACGAAAGGAAGCATCTATGATGTGGTCTCCTCTGGACTCGACCAACAAGGGAAGTTTTTACAACAATATCACCACCTGATCCATGAGATTGATCAGGGCAACCATGACCTGCTGGATCAACTGGCCGAGGTGCAACATCAACTGGAGGCGAATAATGGCTGGCACGTCAGCCAACTGGTTGATGCCACCCTGTCGCGCCTTGAGCTACCCGCTGATATAGAATTCAGCAGCCTGTCCGGTGGTCTGAAACGTCGGGTATTACTCGCCCGTGCCCTGGTACAGGAGCCCGATCTATTGCTGCTTGATGAGCCGACCAATCACCTGGATATTGATGCCATCCTGTGGCTAGAGGAATTCCTTCTCAGCTATCGTGGTGCCCTGATGTTCATTACCCATGATCGTAGCCTGATGCAAAAGATATCGACTCGCATCATTGAACTGGATCGTGGGAATATGACCAGTTGGCCCGGAGACTATCAGCAATATCTGCGTCATAAAGAAGAGGCTCTGCATTCTGAAAGAAAAGAGCATGCCTTATTTGATAAAAAGCTAGCGCAAGAGGAAGTCTGGATTCGCCAGGGCATCAAGGCGCGCCGTACCCGCAACGAAGGGCGGGTACGCGCGTTAAAAGAGATGCGTGACAAACGTCAGGCTAGACGCGTGCAATCAGGCAAGGTACAACTACAGTCGAATCGTTCCGAGTCATCTGGCAAGCGGGTTATTGAGACCGATAATATCAGTTATCAGTATGATGATACGCCTATCGTGAAAGGCCTCAGCACCACCATTATACGCGGTGATAAGATTGGCATTATCGGCCCCAATGGTGCCGGCAAGACCACCTTGTTAAATTTGTTACTGGAAAAGCTTGAGCCCCAACAGGGCACAGTAAGCATTGGCACCCGACTGGATATTGCCTACTTTGACCAGCACCGCAATATACTGGATGAAAACAAATCCATTATGGATAATGTCGCTGGTGGTAGTGACCATGTCACCATCAATGGTCAGTCAAAACATATTATCAGCTATCTACAGGATTTTCTGTTTACCCCCGAGCGTATACGCACCCCCGTCAAGGCTCTATCGGGTGGAGAAAGAAACCGCCTGTTACTGGCAAAGATCTTTACCCAGCCATCCAATCTCCTGGTTATGGATGAGCCCACCAATGATCTGGATATTGAGACCCTGGAACTGCTGGAAGAATTATTACTGAACTACGAAGGCACCTTGTTACTGGTTAGCCATGACCGAACCTTCATTGATAATGTCGTCACCAGCGTACTAGTGTTTGAAGGCGATGGGATCATTAACGAATACGTTGGCTCATACCAACCACCCATTAAGGAAAATAAAAAAAATACCGCGAAAAAAAAAGGCCTCACTAAAAAAGAAAAGTCTGCTGTTAAAAAAAACAAGCTCAACTACAAAGATCAACGCGAACTAGATGAACTTCCTCAGCAGATTGATAAACTAGAGCAACAGCAACAGCAACTACATGATGCCATGGCTCAACCTGAATTTTATCAGCGTAATGGTAACGATATAGCCAAAGATGAAGAAAGATTAAAATCCATCGAGAAAAAGTTAAATAGTGCCTATACTCGATGGGATGATCTGGAGAATAATAAAAAAGAATAA
- a CDS encoding GGDEF domain-containing protein gives MDGSLENCLERIIREQRLTALFQPIVANKAGIIFGYEALIRGPSNTPLHSPVTLFETAVRYGRLVELELLCREVSILQFKNLNLPGKLFLNASPETLFQPNFRPGCTLNTLKKIGLEPERVVIELTEQYPVDNYDVVREALHHYNNMGFEIAIDDLGAGYAGLRMWSELRPDYVKIDRHFMQDIHEDKVKQEFVRSIHNIAIELNCQVIGEGVETAEEYRIIKKMGLEFCQGYYFARPSALPKTSVDTNLFQNGLEIIQHRNRSNTSSKLVGDLLQRITAINASSTIEDVAQIFHSTPQLDALPVVNGNRPLGLVRRNTLTNLMLSRYGRDLHGKKLITHFLDTNPLMLDSQLAIEDASTLVSEKMQQDKSLDFIITKKGDYCGMGSVIDLLKIITELQVRNAHYANPLTLLPGNVPIYEKLDELLYQKKQFVIAYCDLDNFKPYNDEYGYEKGDQVIKGLAEILCNASNNEMDFVGHIGGDDFIIIFRSVDWKDRCELILQQFNKQVRHYYKRKDHENNGIWSQDRSGKHIFFPLLSLSIGCVRPNISDFKSHHEVAELASDAKHMAKKQEGNSLYIEQRHRPHNTKIQEIVA, from the coding sequence ATGGATGGATCTCTGGAAAACTGCCTGGAACGTATTATTCGCGAACAACGGTTGACGGCATTATTTCAACCTATTGTCGCTAATAAGGCGGGGATAATATTTGGTTATGAGGCATTGATTCGTGGCCCATCCAACACTCCTTTACACTCACCGGTAACACTATTCGAAACAGCGGTGCGTTATGGTCGATTGGTCGAACTGGAGTTGCTATGTCGCGAGGTCTCAATTCTTCAATTCAAAAACCTCAATCTTCCCGGAAAACTTTTTCTTAATGCCAGCCCAGAAACACTGTTTCAACCCAATTTTCGTCCGGGTTGCACTCTCAATACCCTGAAAAAGATCGGCCTTGAACCTGAGCGCGTTGTCATTGAACTCACCGAACAATATCCTGTAGATAATTACGATGTGGTTCGTGAAGCACTGCATCACTATAACAATATGGGGTTTGAGATTGCTATTGATGACCTTGGCGCAGGTTATGCGGGGCTACGTATGTGGTCTGAACTACGCCCTGATTATGTAAAAATAGACCGCCACTTTATGCAGGATATCCATGAAGACAAGGTAAAACAGGAATTCGTTCGATCCATCCACAATATTGCTATCGAACTCAATTGCCAGGTGATTGGCGAAGGTGTAGAAACTGCCGAAGAATATCGCATCATTAAAAAGATGGGGCTGGAGTTCTGCCAGGGCTACTACTTTGCCAGGCCTTCAGCACTACCAAAAACCAGCGTAGATACAAACCTGTTTCAGAATGGTCTTGAGATCATTCAGCACCGTAATAGAAGCAATACATCATCAAAACTTGTTGGCGACCTGTTACAACGTATAACGGCTATCAATGCCTCATCTACGATTGAGGATGTTGCGCAAATATTTCATAGCACCCCGCAACTGGATGCACTGCCAGTTGTTAATGGTAATCGTCCATTAGGACTTGTTCGACGCAATACTCTTACCAACCTTATGCTCAGTCGTTATGGGCGTGATCTTCATGGTAAAAAATTGATTACCCATTTCCTTGATACTAATCCCCTGATGCTGGATTCACAACTAGCGATTGAAGATGCCAGCACACTGGTCAGTGAAAAAATGCAGCAAGATAAATCGCTGGATTTCATTATCACTAAAAAAGGTGACTACTGCGGAATGGGATCAGTCATCGACCTGCTCAAGATAATAACTGAGCTACAGGTGCGTAATGCCCATTACGCCAACCCACTAACGCTACTACCCGGTAATGTTCCCATCTATGAAAAACTGGATGAGCTGCTGTATCAGAAAAAACAATTTGTTATTGCTTATTGTGACCTTGATAATTTCAAACCTTACAATGATGAATATGGTTATGAAAAGGGCGATCAGGTCATCAAGGGGCTTGCTGAGATCCTGTGTAATGCCAGCAATAATGAAATGGACTTTGTCGGTCACATTGGTGGTGATGATTTTATTATTATATTCCGTAGCGTTGACTGGAAGGATCGTTGTGAACTAATCCTGCAACAATTCAACAAGCAGGTTCGTCATTATTACAAACGAAAGGATCATGAAAACAATGGTATCTGGTCACAGGATAGAAGCGGAAAGCACATATTCTTCCCCTTACTCAGCCTTTCTATCGGCTGTGTAAGGCCTAACATCTCAGACTTCAAGAGCCATCATGAGGTGGCTGAGCTCGCGAGTGATGCCAAACACATGGCAAAAAAACAGGAGGGGAATTCCCTATATATTGAACAACGTCACCGTCCACACAATACGAAGATACAGGAGATAGTGGCATAA